The Nicotiana sylvestris chromosome 6, ASM39365v2, whole genome shotgun sequence genomic sequence tgatggctcttttgagaattgaaacacagttgagcagcatccaagagcttcacccaatgcttctgtgatctagttgcaaagttgcggagatattcctccagcatgtcatcaaACCGGTCTGTCtagccatccgatggtggatggatgtctgagttATGACTCAATATTGACACAAAGCACCtaaagagatgggtccaaaagttgctagtaaagcgtgagtcgcgcctactaacaatgtctttgggcaggccccaatgctTGACAATGTgtgagaagaagagtcgagttgtatcttctgctgagatgttcTGTGGGGCTTCTATAAAGGttgcatagtttgaaaactgatctatgacaaccaagatggatgcaagattaccgacttggggcaatcccgtgatgaatttgagggaaacactttcccatggtctctgcgggacatgtaatggctgcaaGGGTTCCGTCTATGATGAGTGATctgacttgtccttgtggcatggctgacaagtcttcacacgctgaggggcgtcaccagtcttttgaggtaGATGACTTGATGGCTGATTGTTATTGCGAGGGGTAGCCGAAACCaggggttcatgtctgttgactaccttctccaactgcatgacTGAGATGTTTCCatcggccatctttatgggaaagcatggtatggtgcagggcttggccccgttttccCCCAACATCagagcatgttggcatatggcactggtatggtgttggtttgcctcatgaaatCCAAACCCACTAtcatgtcgaagtcatctatgattgcgatgtgcaggtcgatgcttcctttgtatgggccaagttttaCTGAGACATTTGTAgttgttccacccaatgtctggggtggtgagttgatagacttgacgcggcctttgctcttttgcacAACTAGACCGAGACGCTCTACCTGAGTTGAagacaagtagttgtgggtagcacccgtgtctatcaatgcgtgaatgggcttgccgttcactttcaattcgacgaacattagtgTCCTCGCTTGCTTAGGAGGCCCATCGtccatcttttccttccctttcttggtgattggGCCTGAgcttttcttaggaggacatgcactggtccccgctaaggcatgtgggatagagccaacaattgcattgaaggcgcctacctggtctgATTCTGATGTGTCTAATGCATCTGactcatcctcgacagtctgatgagcattgatctttatgtttgggcattcattgtccCAATGTGCCCCGCCGTAATGATGgaattctgagggaggctttctcccctgattgttattgatggatgcagcactgttgctgctggagggaggagtcttagttttggatgcactccgatctcccccacgtTTGCTTGGTCCACCATTGTTGGGATGGttcccgttgaatccccctcggacagacggtTGGGTCCTGTCGTTCTGAATTCCCAAgtgataatcgccaaggcattctgcaacttgaatggccttgggcagggtgtctacccattgtctctgtagttccatatgggcatgaggtttcaaaccttctatgaatgcgaagagcttgtctttgtcccccatgtcgcatatgtttagcatgagtacggagaattcgcgcacgtactcccgcACTGACCTGGTGTGGCGGAGCTctcgtagctttctccttgcattgtattccacatttttggggaagaactgcaggcggatggctgccttcaattcatcccatgtctggagagtatcttcatcggccttgatggcttcgtatttgacccgccaccaaagtttggcatcgccctgaagatacatggcagcagttgctaccttcttgGATTCTTCCAAATGGCCCACAGCAttgaagtattgttcgatgttgAAGATGAAGTTTttcacttctttagcatcccgggatccgtcgtatggctttggctctgGTATCTTAAgtttttgtggaatgggggtgaggtttgctgcacccctgatgcggttgtcgcctcctcgaagtaggctttgtagggcagcattgacaacattgagcttgcctatcaagtcgtctatggtttgctgcatggtagttagtctgtctgcctcttgttcccgatgggctaaatcgtcggcacgctcttgttggaggtcctcaaattttccatgaatattggcagtttcaatggctgccgtttgtcggtcatCCTCAGAGTCACGACtaatgtttgcaatgtcattttccaCCTGTCGCATTCCGCGATCCAGGTCGttcaacctttgcactaggttgttgtttttatcaggcaccgtatccacgatgggtcataatcggtcaaccgtctcttctagggatgctaggcgctccccatgattcaccatggtcagaaatggtgatgatggcaaaatgtgttccctcgtccgatgtcgagcataggctctaataccaactatTACGCGGCACCTTCCTGATGTTccttggaagggcaacgtaaggctaagcaaccgatgtcagtgcggttgttgtccgccaatgaggtcccctccgcacgctagactaaattgtcagtgccgtgcgggaaaaccaatgtcacggGCAATTGCAGAAGCTGAAAGAGAATtgagttttgaatgatgatgatgattttattgatgaataaaagctgattacaaaagatgcggtgtcgaggtgcagagacaccagtacagaaaattgattgcttgaaaatgtttgattgcttgatccccctaataatgcttaaaaaaataaaccaaagttatgacttgtcctaataaagctgtataagcacactgaatgaaaatgatgtaaactagcctataattacaatgaaaaggacttagtttattacaatgtaGAAACAAGTCCGATGGTAGCAACTTTGTCTTGcaggtcagggtctgcgcgcgtgGTGCTGTTGGCGCGCGCGATACTTGTTGTGTttgcctgaggctgggcgctggtgcttggcatcaaggtctgtgcgcgaggcgctgttggaatgggcctgcaaCTGGGCCCTAGCAAGGCATCAAGATCTGCGCGTGCGACATTGTCAGGGCGCAcgacgctgttgtcattggccaacCACTGGGCGCTGGGGAGAGGCATCAGTGGGGCAACAGAGGCGCATGCACGCTTTTCACTTGGTGcaaccaagaccacggggccgaccatggagctaggcattgtgaggcttgctaggccgccatggggcgtggccaaggggtcatggggtgtgtctggaaagcagcccatgacagtaCTCATGATCCTCGAGCTCCAAGTTCATAAAAGTACTTGTTTTACCACCTTGGTTATACAATTTTACGTTACCATGACCAATAACTTCTCCTATGATATCTGCCACATTTAAATAATAGTTATGAATAAGGTGATAAAACATTCAACAAAAAATAGCGAAAGGTAAAACAATTACCGAATAGTTCATTCTCATCAACCTCAACTTGATTTGTGAGATGCTGAAAAGGTTTAAAGTTGAAAATATTCAAACTAAACTGTGGATCACTAATTTCACCCACACTCATCCTATGAGAAAATGTCAGTTTCAATTTATGTTTGTTGATCTTAATTTCCAGATTGTTTGGTCCAACCACAAAGTTTTTCATAACATACAATCCCATTCCatgtatttttgttttgaaaatacgCATAACAGCTCTTTCAATAGTTGCATGAATTCGATCGCCCTAAaataaaaaatgtgaaaagaaattTAAGTTAGTAAGGCGCATAAGTTGAAGAAAATACATCACAACTCGAAAAAAATAACTACATGTAAAAGAGTATGCACCTTTTCATCTTGAATAATTAATTTGATTAAATTAGAATTTTCTGGTTTCTTGCGGTCTAGAATGTGCCACAATCTAACAACACGAACTttcaaattccaactcattttGGACATTGCTATTTCGCTGATATAGTTATAGTTTTGAGCCATACTTTGCAGAAGTTTGTGTGGGAGCTAAACCCTAAGCAATGTAGAAAGCCAAACCTAAATAAAAATTGCTTAAATAAAGATTTGTAAGAAAAGACTATGGTAGTAAATCAATTTATAAGGATCTTTGCAGTAGTTTCTGTAACGATCCCGGccagtcatttcatgagttactgctccgtttccccAATTTCtgctttttattattttgtttatcagttctatatgtgattgggttggttggcttgggttcagagaggttttggtaaggtttgagacacttagtctcttttggggaggcttaagttagaaaagtcaaccagatattgacttatgtgttaaagggctcggatgtgagttttgatggttcggatatcttcgggaggtgatttgggacttaggagcgtgatcggaatgtgttttggaggtccagagtggatttaggcttgaattggcgaaattgaaattttggcgttttccggttgataggtgagattttgatagaggggtcggaatggaattccggaagttgcaataggtccgttgtgtcatttgggatgtgtgtgcaaaatttcaggtcattcggacgtggtttgatagactttttaatcaaaagcggaatttaaaagattttggaattcttagacttgaatcctatgcgaatttggtgttttgatgttgttttgagcgttccgaaggttggaacaagtttgaatgatgttatgggatatgttggcatatttggttgaggtcccaggggcctcgggtgagtttcaggtggttaaacggaccatttcaagttgttgaaagttgtagaaaaatctgctgaagtgttgcagacagcagtgctttgcgttcgcgagtggaccctcgtgtTTGTGAAGGGTTAGTAGGTGAGGCTGAAGATTTATctttcacgttcgcgaagggctgaagTCGTGTGCATTGCGGTCGCGAGGTATCAGTCGCACTCGCGATGGTTTGAGCTGTGgagtcatcgcgttcgtgagggagtggtcgcgttcgcgtaagagaaaAATTTGGTCAACgtcagtttgtgcttcgcgaacgcgaggttttgaccgcgttcgcgaagaaggttttgaatgcctgggcagaatgtttaaatagccattgtccgcgatttcggggctaactttcaccatttttgggcgattttgaagctttttgaagaggattgaagagggattcaagggggaacacttggaggtaagatttatggacttaatactcgattctaatgtgaattctaccgaattaatcatggaatttaagcctaatatttaagaactagggcttgtaattggagacctagaatttgggatttgaggggtcttttgtggttggattttgatgcttttgatatgaatgaactcgggagtgataaggagtctattgatgtaatttttatcggaatccaagacgtgggcccgggggtcgagtttggccaatttcgggatttgtgttgtaatttgatttctttcgagtgggctttgttcccctagcatattttgatggttttgcactaattttggttagatttggagcattcgaagatcgattcgagaggcaaaggcatcgcaggctagagattggaccggatagaggtgagtaatgattgtaaatggtgtcctgagggtatgaaaccctagatttcacatcgttgtgctatattgaggtgacacacatgctagatgacgggtgtggggtcgtgcaccgttggagattgtgacttaatccatcccgaatgattgttttaccgcgtatttgattgaaaattgtttgctatcatcatgttttgggttgaatgccatatttgggcctcttGCAAACTATTTGGACCCtggtttttattgatattttctcactgttttaactttatacttgtgctcaatcatgctatattctactgttttcataactcaaccatgcttactctgttttaacatattaaattatattttaaatgataatttcggctgagcattatgttttacgattgcccgagtggcttatgagattctgactgagtaagggcGAGGGCTTGTGTtatgaggatacactgatttatgattatgaggtcgagggcctgagattgtacgccacgaggtggcttgttgatatgaggccgagagcctattgattatgccatgagatggcttgttattgcggtTGGGCCATAAGggtcccctcccggagtctgtacaccctcagtgaatgcgggtacccattgtgatatgagatatagcctggGGGGCAGGTGTTGTttcatgatattgcccgaggggcggattctattgacattgtgcccgaggggcagatttttatgtgtttacctgttctagctgctttttcatttaattgtttaactgttaaaaaggcgttttaaagaagcttcttcCGAAATGAGTGTTTTTTTTGCATGTTTTCACTATTTCAATGCTTTTACCGATTTTATActacttctttatagcatgtggatgtgtttttacgtgatttcttatcgctcagtcttcatttattattattactcaatgagttggagtactcactttactccctgcaccctatgtgcagattcaggcgttttgggtcccgctagcgagtgttgactTCTTCTAGCTCAGGCGGATtcagagattcactaggtagctgctcgacaTCTgcaacccagtgcttctccccTATCTTATTTACTATATTTTAGTTctataatagactatgtagacttttcTTATCTTTAATCggatagtagatgctcatgactggtgacacctcgatgtcgggctatgtctattttgtaattgtactgtttcaccttattttggaatttttattatgttaaagacttaaactggtattattttaattgcttaaaatgaattgggagtgtgtcggctggccttgtcttcacgagaggcgccattacgaccgggtCCGTGTTTAGGGTCGCgaaaagttggtattagagcctaggttacataggtctcatgagtcatgagtaggtttagtagagtctcgtggatcggtacggagacgtttgtatttatcctcgagaggctacagaacctttgggaaaaatttcatattcttgaaattcttgttatgcgaatctgttgatccgagtactaaacttctgttattctattctctcacagacggtgaggacacgcgctatcggtcaggatggacgaccaccagtaccaccagctgtggccaccagaggccgaggatgcggtcgcggtcgcggtaggggcaggggtgtggcccgcacagcagctagggcagcacctgcagatccaccaatcgccccagttcaggatcaggtcccagttgtggacgctccagcagcaccagctgtgcccattgtgattccgggtcttcaggaggccttggctcagattctatcagtatgcactggcctagctcaggcggtttcagttactaaagccgcaactacttctctggccgggggaggcactcagactcccgccgctcacacacctgagcaggtcatgcagggacttcagacaccgggggcacatctagcccagccggtttcagctgctcaggactatgtagctcctgccatgccatAGGAcaagcaacgtaggttggagaggtttggtagacttcaacatccgactttcagtggtacagagggcgaggatgcccaaggtttcttggataagtgtgttgatacccaattttttctgtatatttttatatgcaaaatactttcaaaacaaCATGTGTaggcatatataagtatgtccgattgtgttatttttttttcgtaatttttaaagattttaaaaccaatttattcccctattttactcataaaaaacccaataatatttccaaaattatcatttttagtgattcatttattggattcttatatttatactaaaatatagctaagatattttttgcatattttatataattgatttagtatttttaaggctaaattgcatataattgcaattttagcctcttttagatttaattgtgtttatatctataaaaaattaagtccagtatttttaatttaataattatgtaccataaatcattttactatcatgcttcgaatgttgCCATCTactgaattttgtgctactattgcatgctatttttTTTTGCCAATgggcttggcctcgcatgtatagtgtttgtgcactctatttatatgctgagtttccttctttgattgatctccaaacttgtgactgatttcaaacttttcctttgtgaaattctgatttcactcgcctgttaaggttaattgatttcttttcctgctttgccttactgaatcctttccgaAATTAGAATAtttctgtacctagactcgattgcttacttaatgttttactacttcttttgcGGCAACTGTCAGCCTGCttataaattgatttctttccttattttgaacctgtcactgcccgttaagcaagtgattccttaattaatgGCAATCACTtatataattgattctgaattgTGATTGTTTCTATGTTTGCAGCTTATTACTTCTCTCTTACTCGTTTTcagaaaactataaataccctgcacttcttttctttcaaacacacgaacacaaggcataaaacagTTGAGTTCAGACACACACCCCACcaaatctctctcttttctctgttactacttgtattgctgccttatctagccggctgaaagccaagtcTAGGTTGTGGGAAACTTGCTTATTTTTCTTTGCATTCAcatttcttactggtatgttctaattaagcttctacaccaacaacaacatgcttatttACTGTTTCTTGCATCCTTGTTTGTCTACTGTTTGTATTTAACTCAGTACCATTAttaagcatgctgtaatttccctTTCCCTGTTCAGAATTAATGTATCATGACTTGTAAATCTtaaacccctaccccaatgtgttgtGGTTGGTTTGGGCACGACAACATTGgacattgctgtgcatgacccaaacatgattcccctggaatcataacctccatgtttctcTTATATGTTGTATGTTCTGATTAATTTACAGGCATGTTAGCACTTCCCATTGCTGTACATGCCCAAAGCTAACCcatgcctaagtatataggctccTTGAAATTGATTCCCAACCCTTGACCCCCTTTTGTGTAAAGTTATTAACTCTATGTGTTATTGATTATTGTCTCCCTATCACTCCAATTTTGAAACTTTGTCCCTGCACTTTCACTATCTTCTTAGAACTTAAGTTTTGGCCccccttgtgtgagccttgccttgggacccatgagctccctctgaacttggacacataagggctaaCATTTctacactgcactcatctctattctagttatgtaacttgggtgtgagcattgcccgggatcctcttgagacccttagggaactttgacacactcaactctgagaaaggctttggatcaatgacatttgaggtagtttattccataactcagagaagaagtcaagaatcaggcttcctctggttgtaacttttctttgtacttttctgGTGTAATTCATTacttctggtctgtaataatttgtaataaacacttggggttggctagtgaagaGGGTTGGGTGATTatgtatgctcaagggtagaaagcatgcctgtaggactgttttttttaaatttctgcaTGTCCAATTCTGTattttagacaccatgcctatagggtttatcttaatttcttcatgATCGACTTCACACTTAgataacctgtctataggacttatTTAAATTCTACATGCCACTTAGATATCGTGCTTTAAGTTCTAAACGGATATAAGTAAGTATCATGCTCATAAGGTTGAAATCAGTATAACAtacagaaatcatgcctataaggattcCCAAGTAAAATTCTGGTTCGTTTTCTATTcacattcaatgttagatatcatgcctatagggattaaaatcagcaATATTAGATACCATCGCCTACAGAATCTGAAACTAGTTCAATTTAAAATCAGTTCGATTctgaaccagttttaaacaactttccttCTATATTTAatgaggtttagcaagcatgcctataggatctcaaacaaTTCGCTTTAAGTTGTTACTGTTCGCCACATTCCAaatcaattagatatcatgtctataggacctcacataaaacacttaggcaagccttagagtaataaccataaaattgaatccgcttttgttaattgctacaaccagcagacaggcctgattcagacttcttatctgagttatgtaataaatagaTCAGcctcaataatcaaactcccctcgtctttagtattttaatcagacctaaaaaagtatgtgcaagtcatgctatttatgtgttttgtttgaggaggtgTACATGGGCCTTTacctgtttatatgcttcccgaACATACGGTATATCTGTTTTGTATGTCGCCCTAGATTTTTACCCTTTGAAATCaaaaatcagcctaatatccctcccctttaggaatagtagtcctaagctcctccgggactgataggaatgggatgggtaaataacatgcaatagtaatcgagaccaatccgtgctttaataTCTTAACggagtgggaagggtagatatggatatgatgaccggtgcgctaataccacgtgtatcccctcttttgaggagtgtcataccgggtatcgcattgatgtgatccatattaaatataaacctaggaccccttttccctTTATCTGCAaactccttttttttaaaaaaaaactcttcttttaattgttctttcttttatatgtttaaatttaactcccctaatatttgagctcatacttgtctatttgctaaactcacaataaactgtctggccgggaaccacactagtggatcctgaggggtgcctaacaccttccccttgggataatttcaagcccttactctatctctggttattcccacgaaacttagaattgaaccctattggtgtcctaatgcaccttaaatcattaggtggcgaatcttcaaaatgcaaaacccagttcccaaaaggaatgagttgtcctataacaaatgtcataaacccgatttctgcggaaggaaaaagggggcgcgacagtatggcgattctgctggggatatttaggcttttatcatttcagactattattgtgaattcaTACCTCTTTATGtgaaattacttgtttaattcctttaagcattcaattcccttttcaattgcaaaactgacttgtcttttgtttctttcctttatttctgctttaaattatgaaactgctatatttactgctttcttaacgtgcaaatacgtgccaacatgattttaattattgcataatcatgctcaacatcatactccactcgtgccaaacaaataccatagcaacacttataatgagtggttgcgctcttcctatattattaccccctaaattcggaaaagacatatttgtggtaaaaccagtcgatcaacagtGTAGTTGATGGTtttgtgcctttcccccttgagttgtcccctcaagggtactagtctaaaaccccatcAGAAACCTCACTCTGTTTAAATTAtgcatgtatcatggtcaaacctagtcgagtcagttatgttgtccgcataatgactctttaagataagccttgtccaaagtccactgggtttccctaaacccaaacgaacatcaccacgttttgtgcatttgtttggagaactaaatgctttatgccaATTGTTGCTATTAAATAGtggagtctggtgggggtaaaggcctaaccttatttgtcttgcagaaatatgaggcacgaagtccccagattcggcatggtcaccaacatccaccaaaattgctaagctggtgggaggatcttcactctagtgatcaaactcttgtccggaaatatctgggcaatctaccttctcttctggagattcaacccaacaacaagatcatagaagatGCTACTTTGTTCTAGGACTGTGAGAGGGCCATATTCCGCTTCgaggacattgaaatgacacccttgctagaagaaataggaggattggctggtataaCATGGGAAACTCTGGGTATGTTAATGCCTGAGAATCGCAAAGGCAGgggcttcctcaaaatgatgggtttgaagaaaaatccaggaCTGACATGTTTGAAAGAATCCTACATTTCTTTTTGCTATT encodes the following:
- the LOC138870951 gene encoding uncharacterized protein translates to MAQNYNYISEIAMSKMSWNLKVRVVRLWHILDRKKPENSNLIKLIIQDEKGDRIHATIERAVMRIFKTKIHGMGLYVMKNFVVGPNNLEIKINKHKLKLTFSHRMSVGEISDPQFSLNIFNFKPFQHLTNQVEVDENELFDIIGEVIGHGNVKLYNQGGKTSTFMNLELEDHEYCHGLLSRHTP